Below is a window of Ovis aries strain OAR_USU_Benz2616 breed Rambouillet chromosome 20, ARS-UI_Ramb_v3.0, whole genome shotgun sequence DNA.
TAGGTAATACTCAAGAAAGCACAAGAGGAttgcttctcggccttttggctaagatcaagtgagGAAAGCacacgagggcttccctggtggctcaatgctGGAGAATCtccctgccgatgcaggagacaagggttcaacccctgatctgggaagatcccacatgccgcggagcagctgggcctgtgctctagaacctgggagttgagcccacatgccccagtTACTGAGACCCTCGTGCCCTGAAGCCCATGGTCCGCAAGAGAAACCGCcgaatgagaagcctgctcaccgcaactagagaagagcccacgcagcagtgaagacccagcacgggcgaggataaatgaaaatagaaagcaCAGGAGCAATTTGAAGGTTGTGCTGAAAACAGAAAGgtttaaatgaaagtgaaagtgaagtcgctcagtcctacaggccaccaggcgcctccatccatgggatttcccaggcaagaatactggagtgggttgccatttccttctccaggggagccgAAAACAAAAGGTTTAAAtgaaattcacttaaaaaaagcACAAGAAACAGAGATGTACAGCAGGTTTAAATAAATGGACAACAGACTGTAGAGACAGGAAGATGGAAATGAGTTTGTTTTCCTGGCCGGTGGACTATGGCCAGGAGGGGACAAACTGCAGAGGCTCCTGAAGGTCAGATGGGAGACCAACAGTCCCCAAAGTGGCTCTCTGGCAGTGACAGGCCACAAGGTGGAGACTGCGTGGACCTGAGAAAACCTTAGAAAGCAAGGAAGTTATGCGCTAGAGGGCCCCTTTTGCTAGAAGGAGGAAGGGCAAGGCTGGTGACCAGATCCTCTCGAgaaagggacttgcctggtggcccagtggttaagaatctgccttgtaacgcagaggacacagattcaatccttggtctgggaactaagatcccacataccatggagcaaccACGCCTGCTCGGTACAGCTAGAAAGGTCCTATGTGATGCAGCTAAGACCCGAtacagccaaatttaaaaaaaaaaaattgtcaaaaatCCGCTTAAGGATGTGTGTACCGCATAAGACATTTACTTTCAGAGGCTGGAGTTTCTATGGATGTTCACGTTGCTCAGAGATGCTGAAGGGCGGCCAACCAGGTCAGGGCATGTCTGTTTGCCAGAAGCCAAAGACTCATATTTTAACCTTGACTGTGAGCCCAGGAAGAAAACACTAAGGCGCTCCTCTGAGCAGAGACTTGGCCTGCGATGGGACTGATGCAAGGCCCAGCTGGATACCTGTCCTGACAAGATACAGAGGGCCCAGCTCCACCCGAGGGAGAGGTCATGAGCACAAACCAGGACTTGCTGAGGGCTCCTGGGACACAGGTCACAGCCTTCACTGGGCCAACAACTCAAGGGCACCCGCTGGCTCCTGCCCTCCACATCCACCTCTGGGAGCCTCTGTGCAGACACCCACCCGGTAGCCAGATGGGCATCCAGGCCATGCCACCATCCTACTGAACTTGCAAGAAACAGATCAACTCTTGAGGGTCCAGTCCAATCCTAATGCAAGCTTCCAGGAAGCCTGCTGAGGACGACAGCCCGTGGCATCTCTGGAGCCCGTGGCTGGTCCGAGGCAGCCCTGAGGAGGACCAGAGCTACACGGGTGGGCCCAAAGTCAAGGACCAGAGCTGTTTGGCATTGGGCTGTTGGCCAAACCTCTGTGAACAACTGACGGAGCCTTGAGCAGAAGCAGCTGACCCAGGCAGCCCAGGGAAGGCCAAGTCCAGCTCAGGGCCAGGGGCTCGCAGAAGGCCCTGGAAGAGGCCCcccactctcctagagccagactgGCACAGACCTGGAGTAAAGGGGCAGAACCAAACCACTGATCCATAAAGACACAACCAGGGGGTCCCGGGGGCCTGAGCAGTCAGCGGGCTTTCCTTAGCTGATTTCCTGAACGGTGGTATACGAGGAAGCAAGCCATATGGGAAAAGTATTCTGACAGGACACActaaaagaaggaagaagcagaggctGGAACTGTGAGATGGCAAGCAGCACACCCTGGGGGGAAAAGCAGCCAGGACTTCACAGGTCGTGAGCAGTAATGGGGCAATGCAGCCAAAGCCACCAGCAGGGCCTGGGCTCCCGAGGAGCACTCAGCCAACAGGGATTCTGCGTCTGCCATGACCGATGGCTGAAAAACATGAAGCTATGGGGACAGCTAGCGTCCAAGACGTCGTGTTCTGGGTGAGGGCAATATGGCAGaaagggagcaggcagggagGAGCTGTGGGCGGGGGTGAAGCATCCAGCGACGGACACGGTAAAGGTGGGGTGATGGGAGACGACTGAGTAGAACCTGAGTGTTTCGCCCGGCCCGCCAACTCCTCAGCTGTGTTTGTAAATAAAGTGTAACTGGAACGCCCCACCAGGGCAGATTCATCCTTATACCCCCAGAACCTTACCCCAGAACCCAGCCTACAGCTGGCACCCAATGAATGCCTGATGGatgaaagaatttgagaaaaacacGTGGGAACTTGTGGGAAAGTCTGCCAGATCCAGACATACATACAATACAAACCAGACAAAACAGCTGTGGAAATGCAAATAGTCTCTCAGGAAGGGTGGAAATTCAAAGCGGACCGGCCACCCCAAAGCTCCCACAGCACCAGCCAGACCTAAAGAGAACAGTCGTCTTTGACGACGATGATGAAACAGTGCTCCCCACCTACCAGGCGTCATGTGCGCCTCTGAAGACCTTGACTGGTGTTCACATCTACAACAGTTTCCTAATTGAAGGCCAAGCTTGGCAAACTACGGCCCATGAGTCAACAAAACCAGCCCACCACTTTCTGTAGAGCCTACAAGGatggttttcacatttttaagtggttgggaaaaaaatcagaagaaatatatttcaagacgtgaaaattatttgaaaactcCAGTGTCAGTATTCATAAATAAAGTCATACTGGGACACAGCaatagagagttccagaaaaacatctccttctgctttattgactatgccaaagcctttgactgcgtggaccacaacaaactgtggaaaattcttaaagagatgggagtaccagaccacccgacctgccttcttgagaaatctgtatgcaggtcaggaagcaacagttagaactgaacatggaacaacagactggttccaaataggaaaaggagtacgtcaagcctatatattgtcaccctacttatttaacttatatgcagagtacatcataagaaacgctgggctggaagaagcacaagctggaatcaagattgcaggagaaatatcaataagctcagatatgtaGCTatcaccaccctaatggcagaaagcaaagaagaactaaagagcctcttgatgagagtgaaaagttggcttaaagctcaacattcagaaaactaagatcatggcatctggtcccatcacttcatgggaaatagatagggaaacagtggaaacagtgagagactatttttctgggctccagaatcactgcagatggtgattgcagccatgaaattaaaagacacttgctccttggaataaaagttatgaccaacctagacagcatattaaaaagcagagacattactttgccaacaaaggtcagtctagtcaaggctatggtttttctagtggtcatgcatggatgtgagagttggactataaagaaagctgactgctaaagaattgatgcttttgaactctggtattggagaagacccttgagagtcccttggactgcaacgaaatcaaaccagtccatcctaaaggaaatcagtcctgagtattcattggaaggactgattctgaagctgaaatgccaatactctggccacctgctgcaaagaagtgactcactggaaaagaccctgatgctgagaaacattgaaggcaggaggagaaggggacgacagaggatgagatggctgaatggcatcactgactcgatggatgcgagtctgagtgaactccaggagttggtgatggacagggaggcctggcgtgctgcagtccatggggtcgcaaagagttggacacgactgagcaactgaactgggaCACAGCTACAGTCATTTGATTACTTATTCTGTGGCTGCTTTTTGTGCTAAGGCAGCACAGTATTGTGGTCAAGCAGACACTACATCTTATCTCTTCACACTGCTGCCAAACACACTATAATCTCAGTGACAGACATCACTTCAGAGCATTTCAAGCACCATCCGTCTTATCATCTATCTGTGTGAAAAGATGTTTCCAAAGATAAAAtactcaaaagtgaaagtgttagtcactcagtcgtgtctgattcttggtgacctcatggactgcagcgcattgggctcctctgtccatggaatcggccaggcgagaatactagagtgggtaaccattctgttctccaagcgatcttcctgaccaagggatcaaacctgggtctcctgcattgcaggcagattctttactgtcagagccaccagggaggcccaaaatACCCACAACCTCTTCACAAATTGGCAGCTGTAGATAAACATTTGCAGTTGAGTTGGATGATTTGCAACACTAACTTTGAACCTCAACTAAGCTAAAAGTGCTATACACTCAAAAGCAGGAATTcatggatttccctggcagtacagGGGTGAGGACTCTACAATTCCAATGCAAGGGggggcaggttccatccctggttggaaaactgaagatcctgcatgccacatggcatggcagaaaaacaaacagaaacaggaaTCCAGTTCTTTCCAAGAGTAGACCTCTGTCACACAAATACTGCATTCAGTTGCTTTCTCATTCCATTAGTGGCTTGCCATCCATTGTTTCTCCTCTTGTTATTTAAGAACCTACATACAACACTCAGCTGTGCTCCGTTAccaacaaagcctaaaatatttactatcaggCTCCTTAAAATCTTCTGGCCCTTGAGCAAGATACTCATATCCCCAGTCTTAGGGTGAAGACCATGTACACAGAGGTCACCTAACATACCTGCCAACATGGTTGGTCAGGGGGTAACACCAGGATTTAAGCCCAAGCAGCTTGGGTGCAGAGTCTGTGCTCCCAAAGGCACACTGCCTTCGAGGACTTTCTCTCAGACTGAGACACCggccaccccccccaccccaccctgccccaacCCCTAGCACCTCAGGCCCAAACAACTGACTTACATGCCTGTAGAATCTACTGCCACAGCCCGGACTCCACCTCGGTGACAGAGAATCTTTACCAGTGGCTCCTTCATGGCTGGGCTCCATAAAGACACAGTCCCTGTGCATCAGAGGAGAAGAGCAGAAGTTACTAATAGGGCGCTGAGGTGATTAAACCTGCGAAAGAGGGGGACTCAGGGCCAAGAGGTAACCAAAAAGGGGAGCAGAGGGGCAACCCGAAGGGACTCGTTAAAATATAGATGAAAAGCTGGGgcattccctgctggtccagggggTGGGACTCAGCTTTCACTGCTATGGGCCaaagttcaatccccggtcagggaaccaagattgtacaagccacgtggcatggccaaaaaaaaaaaaaaaaagcaagacaggATGGTGAGGGTTAAAGTTCTGCCAGGCACCAACCGTTACTATGTCCGAGATGGATGACGGCATTGTACGGGTTCTGAGTCATGACGCTGAGCCGCCCAGCCCGCGCATTCAGAGCTGCCACGATCTTTCCCACTGACACGTCCAGGTAGGTCAGAAACCCTGTCTCTgactgtgagagagagagggaaggagcccAGATTGCCCTCTGTCCTCCCCCTTCTGGGGCCCCAGGGGAGGGTCAGTCTTCTCAGGGCTGCCATCCGGGCCCTGCACTCTACAGTCACTCACAGCTGTGGCCAGGAGGAAGTGGAAAGGCAGGAACTCAAGTCGGGTGACCCGGTCACAGCGGCGGACGCAATGGAGCTCGATGCCCTGGTTGTCGTAAATGTGAAGCCAGCGGTTCTGGGCGACAGCGAGCAGTGCCTCAGAGTGCAGAAACCTGAGAGGGGTGGAGGAGCAGAGCAACGTGAAAGGGAGCCACCGGCTGTCGGTCGATCAGTGACGGGCTGTCTCATCCCCCCCGGCCGCTGACCAAGGCCACTGACCGGATGTCCCGCACTGCCTCCATGACATTGATCTCACACATGAGCTTCTTTGTTACCCAGTCAAGGGCGGCCACATGACCCCGGCGTCCTCCAAAAGCCAGGTGTCTGTTGAAGGTGGAGGACAGGCAGGGTGTCAGTACAAGGTGTGTGTGTCGGGCGGGTGCCCGGACTCAAGGGTCTGTCCCACGCCAGCTTCTCCTCTCCAGGTGAGAGGAGAGATGTTACCATACacgcttagcacacatgcaagcaAATAACAAGACCCTCCCCACGTCAACAACCCATATGTACACTGCCATGGCTGAGATGGGCTAGGCTAAAGTCACTGGAATTCAACCTTACCTCCCAGTTCTAGAGTAATTTAGCCTGTAGGGTCCAAACTGCCTCAAGTTCAAGTCAAAATGCTGGAAAAAGGgatagtgaaaaaaagaaaaggaaaaggagagttGGTTCCTTTCAGGACTCTTCTCTCCTAGTCCCCACTCCCGTCTTACTCTGCACCATCAGCCAACCCACTGGCCCCTTTTCCATTCTCAGACTCACTTTGGCTGCACTCGCAATGTCCACAGCCTCCACGATGTCAGCCTGGCGAATCTTTGCCGTGTcctccccatcctctccttccagAAACCTGCAAGTGAGCGTGAGAGTTGCATTAAAGCTTCCTAATAAGAAGTGGGTATCCCAGCATCACAATCAGAAATTAGAGCCCCATAAATCAGGGATTGGGGAGGCCCACATCAGGGTCCACTCACCCAGGTTCTTCAGCAAGCAGAAGCTCAGATCGAGCAGCTCTGACACTTGTTTCCTCTTCTTGTGCTTCAGCCACCGCAAGTCGGCTTCGTGTCTTGGTCTTCGCATGTGGTAGCTAAAACAGCGGTGAGAGATGAAGTGAGAGAAGGACCAAGGGATGCGGGGGTCACAGGAGAGCCCCGCCTCCATTCAACTCACCCAGACACTCCCTCCTGCAACCGCTCCCCACTCTCCGACTAGCCCTCACCTCCTTGGATTTGTCAATGCGACAGTACTTCCGAACCACCTCCACACTGACAGGGGCGGGGCCTGCAAATGGGTCCTGGGCCTGCGGCAGGGAGGAGGCAATTAAGAAACAGGCTCGAGCTGACCCCAACCCCCCGACCCTGAAAGCACAAGGCGACTTGCCTCGGCACCCCGGGAGGTCCCAGGCTCACCCCAGAAAAGGTCCGCTGAGGCCCCGGACTCTTCAGTTCTCGGGGTTTCTTGGAGATCCGAAACTTCTTTGAGGTGTCATTTCTCTTTGGCTTCTGGGGGCGGAGCTCTCGACTCCTCTTCCGTTTATGAGGGGGACCTGGAGAAGCTCCGGCCGCAGTCCCAGTGGTCTCTTGCTCCCAGTATCGCCGCGGTTTCTACCAACAGAGCAGGATCCCTCGTATTCCGCTGCCCTTCGCCCCGCCCCTCGAACCCCGCAAATAAAAACTTCCTTTCCACCCCAAGGAGATCCCTACCTTCTTCTTGGCTTGCAGTCTGTCCTTCTTGGGTGGAACATTACTGCCCGGCTTGGGGACTGTCTCCATCTAGCCCACTCGAACCACGATCCACGTGCAAACTCCTCTCCACAGTCCCACAGTGTGATGGAAAACTCCCGGAAGTCCTCCGAGACTCATCCAATCAGCGCCGTTCCAGGTCTGAAGCCTCCTAGGCGCCATCTTTAATGAGGGCGCGCTCCCCACTGAGGGGCGGGACCAAGGCCCCCAGTGCGGCAACTTATGCCCAAGTGATGAAAGACGGGCAGTCCGAGGCCAAGACCCAAGCAACCCTGCAGTTTCTTTTCCCATCTCGGTTTCTCCATCTTGCCTTAAATCCTTCCGCTTCTGGTCTTTTTAGCAGAACGCCACACATTGACCATATTAGAACTACATTTCCCGGCGTGCGCCGGCTCACAGCTTCCGGTGCCGTCTTTCCCCAGCATTCTCTATTTACTTCCGGGTTCACCAATACTGAAGTGAGAGCGTGAGTAGGGGAGCGGTTCGGCTGAGGAGTTCGGGGTACTGCCACTCCCTGAGGCTGGGGGTGAGTCGATATCCCGGACCAGGAGAGACTGCAGTGGGTGGCCCGAGGGGCTGCCTCTCAAGAGGGCTGTCACCTCCGCAGGCCAGAAAGGGGAGCCCGGGTACCTTCCAGAGCGTGAGACCCAGCGCCCCTCTCCCGCTGCCCGCAGGCTTTCGTCCCCGCCATGGCTGAGCTAATCCAGAAGAAGCTGCAGGGGGAagtggagaaatatcaacagctgCAGAAGGGTAAGGGAGCAGGGTAGGGGTGACCTCGCGGCAATTCACTCACAACCTGTCTATACCCGAATAATGTATTCTGTCCCACCTCTGGCCCCAGCCTGCggctccttccccttctctgtaGTCTTCCCATTCCCTGTCCCGCCTGCTCATCCTTGCCTGCTTCCTCAGCTCCGCCTTCTTACCAGGACTGTGGTGGTCGGGTGGCACATGAGATGTCTCTAAACAAACCTTTTCATCCGGCAGACTTGAGTAAATCCATGTCAGGGAGGCAGAAACTAGAGGCACAACTAACAGAAAATAATATCGTGAAGGAGGTGAGAGACTGAGATTTGTGGGGCGAGGGGGGACCTGTCTTGGAAGTGATTCTGATGTTTTTCCCACTCCTCCACCAGGAACTGGCCCTGCTGGATGGGTCCAACGTGGTGTTTAAACTTCTGGGGCCCGTGTTGGTCAAACAGGAGCTGGGGGAAGCTCGGGCCACAGTGGGGAAAAGGCTGGACTACATCACAGCTGAGATGTGAGTCTTCCTTCCACCCCACTGTGTTATACTTGATCCGTTGGGAATAAAGGTGCTGAGAAACCTTTCTAGAGTCATTCTCCAGAGCAGCCCCCATTTGAGCAGGTTCTTCAACTCCTTCCTGTGTCCTTCAactccttcccttttcttcatactCCCCTTAGAGCTCAAGTTTCTGACCAATCTTGTCTTCAGCACCCTCAAGAGTAAGTCTCACtaatttctcatttgcttttttgccCTTCCTCAGTAAGCGGTATGAATCCCAGCTCCGAGACCTAGAGCAGCAGTCAGAACAACAGAGGGAGACCCTGGCTCAGCTGCAGCAGGAGTTTCAGAGGGCGCAGGCGGCAAAGGCAGGGGCTCCTGGGAAAGCCTGACCCTGTCCtgggggggtgggcggggggaggAATGCGGCAGCTCTAGGGTCTATACTGTAgctaataaaatgtgaaaataccTGGCGTGTTCTGACCAGCCACTTCTGTTGTAACTGTCTCCATCCTTTCCTCTGGTCCCTTCTCCCTCACCCCTATATCACCTGCATTACTCTCTTAGATCCAAATTTGTGCACTGAAATTTGTGTGTGGCAGAGTAACCCTTCTTTCTTGAGACTAAACTCCGAAATGTCTCAAACCTAATCCTTGCCTGTACATGCAAGCCTTAACTCTCTCTTCTCTTGATTGGAAGCAACCAAGAAAAGGGCATTGACAGTGAAACAATTTGGGGGAAAGTTAAGTTTCATTGAAAAACTCACAATTCTCTAACCTGCAGTCCCAGAATGGAACATGGTAATCCTCTTTTGCTATGATTTCTTGTCATCCTCAGAATAGCCCTGGCATCTTAGTTCTTTTTAGTCTCTTTTCTTCCTAGACTTTGTTTAAATGTAGCTTAAATTGGATTTCATATCCCAGCACATAATGCATTGTGATATTCTGAGACCTCCAAGTTTGTACATTGTCCACGAAGTGgttcttccatttctttgtccTAACATTGTCTTAGGAATTCAGAGCCAAGGGTGTTTTTCATACTGATGGCTTTAATTGGGTACTTGACGTGGGTGTGTAACAACTGAGGAGAAAAACGAAAGAGCCAATAACAGGACCAGGGGTGGGGAGGTTGCTGGGGAGGCATAAACCATTCTGAGGAAACTGTTCCCACCAAGCCCTTGCATCCAGCTTTTGAAGATAGATGCGGTTGGCCCACCTTTTCCCACGGGATCTGCCTTCAGCCAGCTCCCCGCCCCCGGCAGCTAGTCCACAgcctgagggcaggagtagagctCAGGTAGTGTCTGGTTTATTAGTGTTGTCACAGTGACAGGAAC
It encodes the following:
- the PFDN6 gene encoding prefoldin subunit 6, which codes for MAELIQKKLQGEVEKYQQLQKDLSKSMSGRQKLEAQLTENNIVKEELALLDGSNVVFKLLGPVLVKQELGEARATVGKRLDYITAEIKRYESQLRDLEQQSEQQRETLAQLQQEFQRAQAAKAGAPGKA
- the WDR46 gene encoding WD repeat-containing protein 46, which codes for METVPKPGSNVPPKKDRLQAKKKKPRRYWEQETTGTAAGASPGPPHKRKRSRELRPQKPKRNDTSKKFRISKKPRELKSPGPQRTFSGAQDPFAGPAPVSVEVVRKYCRIDKSKELPHAKTKTRSRLAVAEAQEEETSVRAARSELLLAEEPGFLEGEDGEDTAKIRQADIVEAVDIASAAKHFDLNLRQFGPYRLNYSRTGRHLAFGGRRGHVAALDWVTKKLMCEINVMEAVRDIRFLHSEALLAVAQNRWLHIYDNQGIELHCVRRCDRVTRLEFLPFHFLLATASETGFLTYLDVSVGKIVAALNARAGRLSVMTQNPYNAVIHLGHSNGTVSLWSPAMKEPLVKILCHRGGVRAVAVDSTGMHMATSGLDHQLKLFDLRGTFQPLSTRTLPQGAGHLAFSQRGLLAAGMGDVVNIWAGQGKASPPSLEQPYLTHRLSGHVHGLQFCPYEDVLGVGHSGGITSMLVPGAAEPNFDGLESNPYRSRKQRQEWEVKALLEKVPAELICLDPRALAEVDVISLEQAKKERAERLGYDPDTRAPFQPKPKQKGRSSTASLVKRKRKVMDQEHRDKVRQSLEQQPQKQEKAKPTGARPSALDRFVR